The Corallococcus soli genome has a window encoding:
- a CDS encoding DUF4340 domain-containing protein gives MRTSAFVVLGLAALGPWACSRESEKPPAPPRLFATEAAEPVRGAPAPAAPVFTHLTVKARGATTELERTAEGWRLTSPVEAKADPYAVDAMVQQLTTAKFKATVTASPTDAELKKFGLTSPSFTVTARAYVPDANGGGAEDPSRQRTVTLSGGDENPFDGSVYVRRDGDAAVYAAEGVVRWSLDKGPFELRAKEFLGPLDAAVLQSIEVTAKDHAYLLTRDPDGKTWRMVKPEPTRANASRVTELLAAFAGQQALSFPEDTPAARKALGLDAPTVDARFVPSTGEPIRVRLAQVTREGAPVVHALREQGGRATLAEVDARALTTLDVGVPELKDRRVLNFPREAVRRLEFHPGGKAAPLVVARGASPEGGSDAWRIEGPDGGPARHFRVVKLLGSLESLKAAAFGEANVKRWERYGIGAASRSVVLRDAEGRELARLWLGNAVPEQDERLYARGSGPDLLEVSASAVAGLPTSAADLKDAPPGGPDGGAAP, from the coding sequence GTGAGGACTTCGGCGTTCGTGGTGCTCGGGCTCGCGGCGCTGGGGCCGTGGGCGTGTTCGCGTGAGTCGGAGAAGCCGCCGGCGCCTCCCCGGCTCTTCGCGACGGAGGCCGCGGAGCCGGTGCGTGGGGCCCCGGCCCCTGCGGCGCCCGTCTTCACCCACCTGACGGTGAAGGCCCGGGGCGCCACCACGGAGCTGGAGCGGACCGCCGAGGGGTGGCGGCTCACCTCGCCCGTGGAGGCGAAGGCGGACCCCTATGCTGTCGACGCGATGGTGCAGCAGCTCACCACCGCGAAGTTCAAGGCCACGGTGACGGCTTCGCCGACGGACGCGGAGCTGAAGAAGTTCGGCCTCACCTCCCCCTCCTTCACCGTGACGGCGCGGGCCTATGTCCCGGACGCGAATGGCGGCGGCGCGGAGGACCCTTCACGCCAGCGCACCGTGACGCTGTCGGGTGGAGACGAGAACCCCTTCGACGGCTCCGTGTACGTGCGCCGCGACGGCGACGCGGCCGTCTACGCCGCCGAGGGCGTCGTGCGCTGGTCGCTCGACAAGGGCCCCTTCGAGCTGCGGGCCAAGGAGTTCCTGGGGCCGCTGGACGCGGCGGTGTTGCAGTCCATCGAGGTCACCGCGAAGGACCACGCATACCTGCTGACGCGCGACCCCGACGGCAAGACGTGGCGGATGGTGAAGCCGGAGCCCACGCGCGCGAATGCCAGCCGCGTGACGGAGCTGCTCGCCGCGTTCGCCGGGCAGCAGGCCCTGTCCTTCCCCGAGGACACCCCCGCCGCGCGGAAGGCCCTGGGCCTGGACGCCCCCACCGTGGATGCGCGCTTCGTGCCTTCAACGGGAGAGCCCATCCGGGTGCGGCTGGCCCAGGTGACCCGCGAGGGCGCTCCCGTGGTCCATGCCCTGCGGGAGCAGGGGGGGCGCGCCACGCTCGCGGAGGTGGATGCGCGCGCGCTGACGACGCTGGACGTGGGCGTACCGGAGCTGAAGGACCGGCGCGTGCTCAACTTCCCGCGCGAGGCCGTGCGGCGCCTGGAGTTCCATCCCGGCGGCAAGGCCGCGCCCCTGGTCGTGGCGCGCGGCGCGTCCCCGGAGGGAGGCTCCGACGCGTGGCGCATCGAGGGCCCCGACGGGGGCCCCGCGCGGCACTTCCGCGTGGTGAAGCTGCTGGGGTCGCTGGAGTCGTTGAAGGCCGCCGCGTTCGGTGAAGCGAACGTGAAGCGCTGGGAGCGCTACGGCATTGGCGCCGCGTCCCGGAGCGTGGTGCTGCGCGACGCGGAGGGGCGAGAGCTGGCGCGGCTGTGGCTGGGCAACGCCGTGCCGGAGCAGGACGAGCGGCTCTATGCGCGGGGCTCCGGGCCGGACCTGCTGGAGGTCTCCGCGAGCGCCGTGGCGGGGCTGCCCACGAGCGCCGCGGACCTGAAGGACGCGCCCCCCGGAGGTCCGGACGGCGGCGCCGCGCCCTGA
- a CDS encoding GldG family protein, with amino-acid sequence MRATHATRVLGPFGLLLLLSSPFTLFLTSGSVGLAVGKAVLGAAMLAAYVAAHHRELGRAGSRRTGRFLASTVLTTLAVLGVLVALNVLAFRKNQRWDLTRARIFSLAPQTLETLAGLKERVHVLALIPPTHPAYGDLEELFRRYHEAAPQKFDAAFVDPRREPALAAKYQLKDGQTLVVVSRGEGESAPHTTLPVPAEQELTNALLQLGAAGAQKVYFLEGHGEWPLETPHGPQGPGDGLSEFRRQLLREGYRPEPLNLLGKQEVPRDAGLLIIAGAKEDYTAPEVAALRTYLGEGGRLLYFTDVGAADGLGLLLADYGVQVDEGVAADSQFNAGNPFVLVSNFFGKHVITRPLQERAFNVQLPTARSLTLLREGFLPGVTVEPVLLTSPYAWVETRPQEDTTPSDGEKMGQLTLVAAASRDARGAQARRFDEARLVVLGESELLLDPNWGHEANRNLAMNALGWASHQVEKITLRPPDRETSTVELSDGQMRTLRFVSTDLLPLSLLGVGLAVWLSRRNR; translated from the coding sequence ATGAGAGCGACCCACGCCACCCGGGTGCTGGGGCCCTTCGGCCTGCTGCTCCTGCTGTCCAGTCCCTTCACCCTGTTCCTCACCTCCGGCAGCGTGGGGCTCGCCGTGGGCAAGGCGGTGCTCGGCGCGGCGATGCTCGCGGCCTACGTGGCCGCGCACCACCGGGAGCTGGGCCGCGCGGGTTCACGCCGCACGGGGCGCTTCCTCGCGTCCACCGTGCTCACCACGCTGGCCGTGCTGGGCGTGCTCGTGGCGCTCAACGTGCTCGCGTTCCGGAAGAACCAGCGCTGGGACCTGACACGGGCGCGCATCTTCTCGCTCGCGCCGCAGACGCTGGAGACGCTCGCGGGCCTGAAGGAGCGGGTGCACGTCCTGGCGCTCATCCCGCCCACGCACCCAGCCTACGGGGACCTGGAGGAGCTGTTCCGGCGCTACCATGAAGCGGCGCCCCAGAAGTTCGACGCCGCCTTCGTGGATCCCCGCCGCGAACCCGCGCTGGCCGCGAAGTACCAGCTCAAGGACGGCCAGACGCTGGTGGTCGTCTCCCGTGGGGAGGGCGAGTCCGCGCCCCACACCACCCTGCCGGTTCCCGCCGAACAGGAGCTGACCAACGCCCTGCTCCAGCTTGGCGCGGCGGGCGCGCAGAAGGTGTACTTCCTTGAAGGCCACGGCGAGTGGCCCCTGGAGACGCCGCACGGGCCCCAGGGCCCCGGTGACGGGCTGTCGGAGTTCCGCCGGCAGCTGCTCCGCGAGGGCTACCGCCCCGAACCCCTCAACCTGCTGGGCAAGCAGGAGGTGCCTCGCGACGCGGGGCTGTTGATCATCGCGGGCGCGAAGGAGGACTACACCGCTCCGGAGGTGGCGGCCCTGCGCACCTACCTGGGCGAGGGCGGGCGCCTGCTGTACTTCACCGACGTGGGCGCGGCGGACGGGCTGGGCCTGCTGCTCGCGGACTACGGCGTGCAGGTGGACGAAGGCGTGGCGGCGGACTCGCAGTTCAACGCGGGCAACCCGTTCGTGCTCGTGTCGAACTTCTTCGGCAAGCACGTCATCACCCGCCCCTTGCAGGAGCGCGCGTTCAACGTGCAGCTGCCCACCGCGCGCAGCCTCACGCTGCTGCGCGAGGGCTTCCTTCCCGGCGTCACGGTGGAGCCCGTGCTGCTCACGTCCCCCTATGCGTGGGTGGAGACCCGGCCCCAGGAGGACACCACCCCGTCCGACGGCGAGAAGATGGGGCAGCTCACGCTGGTGGCCGCCGCTTCGCGGGACGCGCGCGGCGCGCAGGCCCGACGCTTCGACGAGGCACGGCTGGTGGTCCTGGGGGAATCGGAGCTGCTGCTGGATCCGAACTGGGGGCATGAGGCCAACCGCAACCTGGCGATGAACGCTCTGGGCTGGGCGTCCCATCAGGTGGAGAAGATCACCCTGCGCCCTCCGGACCGCGAGACGTCCACCGTGGAGTTGAGCGACGGGCAGATGCGGACGCTGCGCTTCGTCTCCACCGACCTGCTCCCGCTGTCGCTGCTGGGCGTGGGGCTCGCCGTCTGGCTGTCCCGGAGGAACCGGTGA
- a CDS encoding ABC transporter permease encodes MRTALAIARKELAVAFTTPWAYAVFTAMAALSSFFFVSLLEQFQQVQSLAREHGWSRLPPDSVVYRNLTDGVVVQLWGVVLIITLFVAPFLSMRLFAEEKRQKTFALLLTTPVRPVDIVLGKYLGGLGLIFVTLGLTLVFPVLLSVVGSGASGPALEWPTVLLGYGAVLLWGATCMAVGLFISALTESQMLAAFLTFTVLLPWMLLRGVAQSTAEPARSFLNYLSFDTQLHGMIQGVLEMQALVFFASVILFSLLLTHRAVEAQRYA; translated from the coding sequence ATGCGCACCGCCCTGGCCATCGCCCGCAAGGAGCTGGCCGTCGCCTTCACCACCCCCTGGGCCTACGCCGTGTTCACCGCGATGGCGGCGCTCTCGTCGTTCTTCTTCGTCAGCCTGCTGGAGCAGTTCCAGCAGGTGCAGTCGCTGGCGCGTGAGCACGGCTGGAGCCGGCTGCCCCCGGACTCGGTCGTCTACCGCAACCTCACGGACGGCGTGGTGGTGCAGCTGTGGGGCGTGGTGCTCATCATCACGCTCTTCGTCGCGCCCTTCCTGTCCATGCGGCTGTTCGCGGAGGAGAAGCGCCAGAAGACGTTCGCGCTGCTGCTGACGACGCCGGTGCGCCCGGTGGACATCGTGCTGGGCAAGTACCTGGGCGGCCTGGGCCTCATCTTCGTCACGCTGGGACTGACGCTGGTGTTTCCGGTGCTGCTGTCGGTGGTGGGCTCGGGCGCGTCCGGGCCCGCGCTGGAGTGGCCCACGGTGCTGCTGGGGTACGGCGCGGTGCTCCTCTGGGGCGCGACCTGCATGGCGGTGGGCCTGTTCATCTCCGCGTTGACGGAGAGCCAGATGCTGGCCGCCTTCCTCACCTTCACCGTGCTCCTGCCCTGGATGTTGCTGCGCGGCGTGGCGCAGTCCACGGCGGAGCCCGCGCGCTCCTTCCTGAACTACCTGTCCTTCGACACCCAGTTGCACGGGATGATCCAGGGCGTCCTGGAAATGCAGGCCCTGGTGTTCTTCGCGTCCGTCATCCTGTTCTCCCTCCTGCTCACCCACCGCGCGGTGGAAGCGCAGCGTTACGCGTGA
- a CDS encoding ABC transporter ATP-binding protein — MPITENPIIEVRNLTRRYRDRVAIQDLSFTVGEGEILGFLGPNGAGKSTTMKILTGFLPPSEGSAKVAGFDVSTHPMEVKRRIGYLPETPPLYPELTVHGYLTFVAALKQLPGRAVRAEVERVAGLTGVSDVLGRVLQNLSKGFQQRVGIAQALLGSPPVLILDEPTEGLDPAQRAELRALIRGLAGRHTVLLSTHILPEVTVTCQTVLILHQGRVVAHDAIDALAKSHGQAEHASLEEVFIKLTAA; from the coding sequence ATGCCAATCACCGAGAACCCCATCATCGAGGTGCGCAACCTCACCCGGCGCTACCGCGATCGCGTGGCCATCCAGGACCTGTCCTTCACCGTGGGTGAGGGGGAGATCCTCGGCTTCCTGGGGCCCAACGGCGCGGGCAAGTCCACCACGATGAAGATCCTCACCGGCTTCCTGCCCCCTTCCGAGGGCAGCGCGAAGGTGGCCGGCTTCGACGTGTCCACGCACCCGATGGAGGTCAAACGGCGCATCGGGTACCTGCCGGAGACGCCGCCGCTGTACCCGGAGCTGACGGTGCACGGCTACCTGACGTTCGTCGCGGCGCTCAAGCAGCTGCCCGGCCGCGCCGTGCGTGCGGAGGTGGAGCGCGTGGCGGGCCTCACCGGCGTGAGCGACGTGCTGGGCCGCGTGCTCCAGAACCTGTCCAAGGGCTTCCAGCAGCGCGTGGGCATCGCGCAGGCGCTGCTCGGCTCGCCGCCGGTGCTCATCCTGGACGAGCCCACGGAGGGCCTGGACCCGGCCCAGCGCGCGGAGCTGCGCGCGTTGATCCGCGGCCTCGCGGGCAGGCACACGGTGCTCTTGTCCACGCACATCCTCCCGGAGGTCACCGTGACGTGCCAGACGGTGCTCATCCTCCACCAGGGCCGCGTGGTGGCCCACGACGCCATCGACGCGCTCGCGAAGTCCCACGGCCAGGCGGAGCACGCCTCGCTGGAAGAAGTCTTCATCAAGCTGACCGCCGCCTGA
- a CDS encoding aspartate kinase, whose translation MPIVVQKYGGSSVADAEKLGKVARRVKEKRDAGYQVVVVVSAMGDTTDDLLALAKGVSADPPRRELDMLLTCGERISMALLSMALQEHGVPAISFTGSQSGIITNDAHAQARIVEVRPYRIQDELANGKVVIVAGYQGVSYKKEVTTLGRGGSDTTAVALAAALEAEACEIYSDVDGVFSADPRVVPDARKLESLSYDEMQELASAGAKVLNAQAVEWAKARGITILARTAHGQGTGTAVQELAVPTDSRIKGVTADAEMAVLVATSSVSLQELLEFLDARAVRGRTLAHDGLPGAPGRTFLAVPLADVHGPEALQRELTTRFGAEVSWQDGWGTVTCVGVGLNADWVPLRKALAAAEGLSARVYAVSTSPLQVTLLVDKAHLKPLTARLHRELLGG comes from the coding sequence ATGCCAATCGTGGTTCAGAAGTACGGCGGCTCATCGGTCGCCGACGCGGAGAAGCTCGGCAAGGTCGCCCGTCGCGTGAAGGAGAAGCGGGACGCGGGGTATCAGGTGGTCGTGGTGGTCAGCGCCATGGGCGACACCACGGACGACCTGCTGGCGCTCGCCAAGGGCGTGTCGGCGGACCCGCCCCGGCGTGAGCTGGACATGCTCCTCACCTGTGGCGAGCGCATCTCCATGGCGCTCCTGTCCATGGCGCTCCAGGAGCACGGCGTGCCGGCCATCAGCTTCACCGGCAGCCAGAGCGGCATCATCACCAACGACGCGCACGCGCAGGCGCGCATCGTGGAGGTGCGCCCCTACCGCATCCAGGACGAGCTGGCGAACGGCAAGGTCGTCATCGTCGCGGGCTACCAGGGGGTGTCCTACAAGAAGGAGGTCACCACGCTGGGGCGCGGCGGCTCGGACACCACCGCGGTCGCGCTGGCGGCGGCGCTGGAGGCGGAGGCGTGTGAAATCTATTCGGACGTGGACGGCGTCTTCAGCGCGGATCCCCGCGTGGTGCCGGACGCCCGCAAGCTGGAGTCCCTGAGCTACGACGAGATGCAGGAGCTGGCGAGCGCTGGCGCCAAGGTGCTCAACGCCCAGGCGGTGGAGTGGGCCAAGGCGCGCGGCATCACCATCCTCGCGCGCACCGCCCACGGCCAGGGCACCGGCACCGCCGTGCAGGAGCTGGCCGTGCCCACCGACAGCCGCATAAAGGGCGTGACGGCCGACGCGGAGATGGCGGTGCTCGTCGCCACCTCCAGCGTGTCCCTTCAGGAGCTGCTGGAGTTCCTGGACGCGCGCGCCGTGAGGGGCCGCACGCTCGCGCACGACGGGCTGCCGGGTGCTCCGGGGCGCACGTTCCTGGCGGTCCCGCTCGCGGACGTGCATGGCCCGGAGGCCCTCCAGCGCGAGCTGACCACGCGCTTTGGCGCGGAGGTGTCCTGGCAGGACGGGTGGGGCACCGTCACCTGCGTCGGCGTGGGCCTCAACGCGGACTGGGTGCCGCTGCGAAAGGCCCTGGCGGCAGCCGAGGGCTTGTCTGCCCGGGTGTACGCCGTGAGCACCTCGCCGCTGCAGGTGACGCTGTTGGTGGACAAGGCCCACCTCAAGCCGCTGACGGCGCGCCTGCACCGGGAACTGCTGGGTGGCTGA
- a CDS encoding N,N-dimethylformamidase beta subunit family domain-containing protein, which produces MRQGRRWMGLGVVLALLVTGGMGCKDSGPAPGTPPPGDRHDEPPLNTDDGGVTTGPDGGVVVPEYDAGTPDDEPDAGTLPDGGSSLPARDADAVRKENQKKGTANWRITKNANQREIEGYPLQATLTHGESLRVAVSLSEAKSFTWFIYRLGYYGGVGAREVARGGPVKGTRQADCPADPTTGVIACNWSPTLDIPVQKDWVRGVYVVKLVREDQPSRYVPFFVRDANPRAEVAVVIPTSNWAAYNTWGGTSLYDDQKGVMKAHGVARAFKSSYDRPYYRGQGSGHLMLDDLSLVMWLEAQDLDVGYFTDEDMDASYDFLRGAKAFVLSGHDEYWSSKQRDHADRALSEGRSLLNLGANNAYWQVRYEPAADGRERRVVTCYKGHAADPYKDQRRTVKFRDLPAPRPENALLGVQFAARWHQWPFPMVITAPDHWAFAGTGLKAGDTLWMANGYEVDQLVNNGRQPAGVEVLAESPTLSLQGGFGFGHMVVRKQGDAYVFSSGGIDFVHKLAGVADRVPDPRAARIVANVLYKALGRKVPDDLVKFQPPAMPQAQGPFAQAVHTVAGEPGKRCRAGGKVASDELGAPLAVAVLPDGGWAVADSLGNTVKRVSADGKIRTVLTGLIGPMGIAADAQGNIYVADTENALIRRIPVEGKAEVFAGTGPGYQDGLALASAFNQPAGLSFTPDGTGLLVADLNNGVIRRIDMVLPGNPVTTLQGDWIYRPSAAVQTADGTLYVVESGMARVLRVRNGVTSVVAGSTPGFRDGAPSGAQLLPYLGLALLPDGSLAISDPGNYRVRRLLFNAAGEPEKLTTLAGSGRYGHADGTGREAQLVLPAGLAVGPDGTLYVADAGNSLLRAITP; this is translated from the coding sequence ATGCGACAAGGTCGTCGGTGGATGGGGCTGGGGGTGGTGTTGGCGCTCCTGGTGACGGGAGGCATGGGGTGCAAGGACTCAGGTCCTGCTCCGGGCACGCCGCCTCCCGGCGACCGCCACGACGAGCCGCCCCTCAACACCGATGACGGTGGCGTGACGACCGGGCCGGACGGTGGCGTCGTCGTGCCCGAATACGACGCGGGCACCCCGGACGACGAACCGGACGCGGGCACGCTGCCCGACGGAGGCTCCTCGCTGCCCGCGCGAGACGCGGACGCGGTGCGCAAGGAGAACCAGAAGAAGGGCACCGCCAACTGGCGCATCACCAAGAACGCCAACCAGCGCGAAATCGAGGGCTACCCCCTCCAGGCCACCCTCACCCACGGCGAGTCGCTGCGCGTGGCGGTGTCCCTGTCGGAGGCGAAGAGCTTCACGTGGTTCATCTACCGCCTGGGCTACTACGGCGGCGTGGGGGCCAGGGAGGTCGCGCGGGGCGGCCCGGTGAAGGGCACGCGTCAGGCGGACTGCCCGGCGGATCCAACGACGGGCGTCATCGCCTGCAACTGGTCGCCCACGCTGGACATCCCCGTCCAGAAGGACTGGGTCCGCGGGGTCTACGTGGTGAAGCTGGTGCGCGAGGACCAGCCCTCGCGCTACGTGCCCTTCTTCGTGCGCGACGCCAACCCCCGCGCCGAGGTGGCGGTGGTCATCCCCACGTCGAACTGGGCGGCCTACAACACCTGGGGCGGCACCAGCCTGTACGACGACCAGAAGGGCGTGATGAAGGCGCACGGCGTCGCGCGCGCCTTCAAGTCCTCGTACGACCGGCCCTACTACCGGGGGCAGGGCTCCGGGCACCTGATGCTGGACGACCTGAGCCTCGTGATGTGGCTGGAGGCGCAGGACCTGGACGTGGGCTACTTCACCGACGAGGACATGGACGCAAGCTACGACTTCCTGCGTGGCGCGAAGGCGTTCGTGCTCTCCGGCCATGACGAGTACTGGTCCTCCAAGCAGCGGGACCACGCGGACCGCGCGCTGTCGGAGGGGCGGTCGCTGCTGAACCTGGGCGCGAACAACGCCTACTGGCAGGTGCGCTACGAGCCGGCCGCGGACGGCCGCGAGCGCCGCGTCGTCACCTGCTACAAGGGCCACGCGGCGGATCCGTACAAGGATCAGCGCAGGACGGTGAAGTTCCGCGACCTGCCCGCGCCCCGGCCGGAGAACGCGCTCCTGGGCGTGCAGTTCGCGGCGCGCTGGCACCAGTGGCCCTTCCCGATGGTCATCACCGCGCCGGACCACTGGGCCTTCGCGGGCACGGGGCTCAAGGCGGGCGACACGCTGTGGATGGCCAACGGCTACGAAGTGGATCAGCTGGTGAACAACGGTCGCCAGCCCGCTGGCGTGGAGGTGCTCGCCGAGTCCCCCACGCTGTCGCTCCAGGGCGGCTTCGGCTTCGGGCACATGGTGGTGCGCAAGCAGGGCGACGCGTACGTGTTCTCCTCGGGCGGCATCGACTTCGTGCACAAGCTGGCCGGGGTGGCGGACCGCGTGCCGGATCCCCGCGCGGCCCGCATCGTGGCCAACGTGCTCTACAAGGCGCTGGGCCGGAAGGTGCCGGACGACCTGGTGAAGTTCCAGCCTCCGGCGATGCCGCAGGCACAGGGCCCCTTCGCGCAGGCCGTGCACACGGTGGCGGGGGAGCCCGGCAAGCGCTGCCGCGCGGGCGGCAAGGTGGCGTCGGATGAGCTGGGCGCGCCGCTCGCGGTCGCGGTGCTGCCGGACGGTGGCTGGGCGGTGGCGGACTCGCTGGGCAACACCGTCAAGCGCGTGTCGGCGGACGGGAAGATCCGCACGGTGCTCACCGGCCTCATCGGCCCCATGGGCATCGCCGCGGACGCGCAGGGGAACATCTACGTGGCGGACACGGAGAACGCGCTCATCCGCCGCATCCCCGTGGAGGGCAAGGCGGAGGTGTTCGCGGGCACCGGACCCGGCTACCAGGACGGTCTGGCCCTGGCGTCGGCCTTCAACCAGCCGGCGGGCCTGTCCTTCACGCCGGACGGCACGGGGCTGCTCGTCGCGGACCTGAACAACGGCGTCATCCGCCGCATCGACATGGTGCTGCCGGGCAACCCGGTGACGACGCTGCAGGGGGATTGGATCTACCGCCCGTCCGCGGCGGTGCAGACGGCGGACGGCACCCTGTACGTGGTGGAGAGCGGCATGGCGCGCGTGCTTCGCGTGCGCAACGGGGTCACCTCCGTGGTGGCCGGCTCGACGCCCGGCTTCCGCGACGGTGCCCCGTCGGGCGCGCAGCTCCTGCCGTACCTGGGCCTGGCGCTGCTGCCGGACGGTTCGCTCGCCATCTCCGACCCTGGCAACTACCGCGTGCGCCGCCTGCTGTTCAACGCGGCCGGGGAGCCGGAGAAGCTGACCACGCTCGCGGGCAGCGGCCGCTAC